The Arachis ipaensis cultivar K30076 chromosome B05, Araip1.1, whole genome shotgun sequence nucleotide sequence CCATTTTCTCAAGTCGGTTAGATACATTGCTGAGGTAAGCAAAGTTGTATATATAAGTGCTTTAGCATTGGAACATAACTAGGTCATGGTTAAGAATCAAAGATCATGGATACCTCAATGctcaaaattctcgtttcaacCATTCTTTCCCTCTTCATTAGTGCTTCCATTTTGTATTTCTTAAAGAAAAAACACACTACCAACAAAAAGAAACAATGCAGTGCCCCTCAAGCAAGGGGTGCATGGCCTATTATTGGCCATCTTCACCTCTTTGGAAGCCATCAACTCACACACAGAACACTTGGTGCTATGGCTGAAGAACATGGACCAATCTTCACTATTAAACTTGGTTCATACAAAGTTCTTGTGTTGAGTAGCTGTGAGATGGTGAAGGAATGTTTCACCATCCATGACAAAGCATTCTCCACAAGACCTTGTGTTGCAGCCTCAAAGCTAATGGGATATGACTGTGCCATGTTTGGTTTCACTCCTTATGGACCTTACTGGCGTGAGATTAGGAAGCTAACTACTCTTCAGCTTCTTTCAAACCATAGACTTGAACTCCTCAAGAAAACAAGAGAAACTGAGTTGGATTCTGCAATAAGGAAGCTTTACAAGATAGAAGGAGGGGTTTTTGTTGATATGAAGGAGTGGTTTGGCGATTTGACACACAGTGTTTCTTTGAGAATGGTGGGAGGGAGGCCATACTATGGGGAAAGTGGTGATGGCTATGAAGAAAGTGAAGAAGCAAGGAGGTATAAGAAGGCTATGAGAGAGTGTGTGCGTTTGTTTGGGGTGTTTGTCTTGTCTGATGCAATTCCATCTCTTGGTTGGTTAGATTTCAATGGACATGAGAAGGCTATGAAGAAAACAGCTAGTGAAATGGATACCCTGGTGAAAGGGTGGCTTGATGAACACAAAAGGAAAAGAGCTTCCAATAAGGAAGAGCAGGATTTCATGGATGTCATGCTTAATAATCTGCAGAATGCTCATGTTTTTGGTTATAGTGCTGATACCATCATCAAGGCTACTTGTTTGGTAAGTAAGTAATTCATTCAGCTAACCAACTGCTTTTTGCGTTTGCTTCTGTAACATGTCTCATTTGATCAACCATTTTACGTTTAAAAGGATTTGTAATAAAAAGAACTGTTCCAATTTCTAATAAAACTTGCATCTTTGGAATTTGGTTAGTCTATGTTGATCTTCTCACAGTTTATAGATAGAGAATTGTGTTATTTTTATGCCATATAATCTGATTCAACACTAAGATTAGTTTAGTAAAGGAATGGAATAATATAAGCCTTTTGGTAATGTTATCTTTTCAGTTTGGCATTTAACTTAAATACTCCTACTATGAATATTGTTTGCAGAATCTGATACTAGCAGGAAGTGATGCTACCATGGTTACTCTAACATGGGCGCTATCTCTGCTACTCAACAACAAAACAGAACTGAAAAGGGTGCAAGAAGAGATCAACATTCACATCGGAAACGAGAGGAAGGTAGAAGAATCAGACATAAGCAAGTTAGAGTACTTGCAAGCCGTAGTGAAAGAAACTCTAAGACTATATCCACCAAGTCCCATCATAACCTTTCGTGCAGCCATGGAAGACTGCACTTTCTCATGCGGATATCACATCCCTGCAGGCACACACCTAATGGTGAATGCATGGAAGATCCACAGGGATGGTGATGTATGGGAAGATCCACAGAATTTCAAGCCCCAAAGGTTCTTGACAACACACAAGCATGTTGATGTGAGAGGTCAGAACTTTGAGCTTGTGCCTTTCAGTTCTGGAAGGAGGGCTTGCCCTGGTGCCTCCCTGGCTCTGCGTGTCGTGCATCTAACGCTAGCTAGGTTGTTACAATCTTTTGAAATCGATTCTCCTTCGGATGAAGCTGTAGACATGACAGAGAGCTTTGGCCTCACCAATTTGAAAGCCACCCCACTTCAAGTTCTCCTAACACCACGTCTACACCCCAAGCtttatgaattatgaattctgAGAGCCTTTGGAATGTGATAGGTTTTCAATCTTTAAATGCTTTACTTGTTTAATCATTACTGGTGTAGCAACTACAAGCTGTTGCAATAAAGTAATCTGTAAGTTGTTACAATAAATTGAGATGCTAGTGGAAGTTGGCGAAAGAAAACATAAATGACACCTTAAACAAGCAAACATGTAAAAGCACGCTGCTAAGCATTTACAAAGTTCATGCTTCTTCTGCAGCAAAGAGATTGACGGAGGGTGAATCAAATTGGGACTGAGCGGCGTTGGATTCAACCAAAAAGAAACTGACAAGAAACAATGTTTGTTAGAGTAGAGGATGGTTGTACTTTCACtcatgttgtaaaagtaaaacaaCTCACAATGAAGTCTCACATTGGCTAAGGCAAACAACAGAGAACTAAGGTgtcaatataaaataaacatatcaACACATGTCAAGGCATACCTTTCTCGGCCTTTTGGCTAAGATCAAGTGTAGTATCTGTTCTTATCAGTTTAATATCTGATATGTGAGCCAATGGCTCACACggtattaaattaatttattcaggGTGAGAAGCCACCTCAATAGCTTGCTATTGGGCTTCTTCTGCGTCGCCCTTTGTGTTGCACTATTGCAAGGGCCTGGCGCAACCCACCAATTTAGTTTGAAGATTTGTGGTCTCTTGTTCCTAGGACTCTATTTTTCTCCTAACTGTATGGCGCGGGGTTGTGGCGGTAATCTTTTTGGGGGTTTGAAGGTTCCTGTTTTCTGGTCTAAGGAAGGTGCGTTGTTGGGGTTgggtttaattttgaaagaaGCCACGTCGTTGGCGCCATGCTTTACGAGGACGGTCTAGGCTATAAGTCAAAAGAGCCTTTCATTTTGTAGATTACTTGATTAGTGGTGCCGAACTGTAACAAGATAGCTGCTGCGTTTTGTTGTTCTTTGCAAGTGATTCCGTACCAATGGTTCACTTTTATGAGTTTATCAAATTCTTTACTCTCAGCTCCTGTTCACTAAAATATAAAATGTATCTAACACATGGGCTCCTCATATAACCATTACCTGCCATCCCATTTCTCCTTAAAAAGACAAAAGTTTGATTCCAATTCCAACTCAATCTTGAAAGGATTATCAATGTACATACAAATCCAAACATCCAGATTCTACTTTAACATGTGGGGggagggaaaaaaaaagaagaaagaatttgACAATTACACCTTGATCTGTGTGATATGTGCTCAAGCCATGACAtaaacaaaccctaaagcctgaaTCCTAGGACTAGTGCAAGCTTGAGGAAGGAATATGCTCCTTGTTACTCCTAGTTAGGTATATATGTACAT carries:
- the LOC107642811 gene encoding cytochrome P450 CYP82D47 — encoded protein: MDTSMLKILVSTILSLFISASILYFLKKKHTTNKKKQCSAPQARGAWPIIGHLHLFGSHQLTHRTLGAMAEEHGPIFTIKLGSYKVLVLSSCEMVKECFTIHDKAFSTRPCVAASKLMGYDCAMFGFTPYGPYWREIRKLTTLQLLSNHRLELLKKTRETELDSAIRKLYKIEGGVFVDMKEWFGDLTHSVSLRMVGGRPYYGESGDGYEESEEARRYKKAMRECVRLFGVFVLSDAIPSLGWLDFNGHEKAMKKTASEMDTLVKGWLDEHKRKRASNKEEQDFMDVMLNNLQNAHVFGYSADTIIKATCLNLILAGSDATMVTLTWALSLLLNNKTELKRVQEEINIHIGNERKVEESDISKLEYLQAVVKETLRLYPPSPIITFRAAMEDCTFSCGYHIPAGTHLMVNAWKIHRDGDVWEDPQNFKPQRFLTTHKHVDVRGQNFELVPFSSGRRACPGASLALRVVHLTLARLLQSFEIDSPSDEAVDMTESFGLTNLKATPLQVLLTPRLHPKLYEL